GGCCGCAAGATCGCATCCGCCGCGCGCCTGAATCTTCCACAAAGACTCCCGAGGCACGGATGAGACTGATCCTGTTGGGCCCGCCTGGCGCAGGCAAGGGCACCCAAGCCAACTACATCTGCCAGAAGTTCGGCATCCCCCAGATCTCCACCGGCGACATGCTGCGCGCCGCGGTCAAGGCCGGCACTGAGCTCGGTGTGGCCGCCAAGAAGGTGATGGACGCCGGCGGTCTGGTCAGCGACGACATCATCATCGGCCTGGTCAAGGAGCGCATCGCCCAAGCCGACTGCGCCAAGGGCTTTCTGTTCGACGGCTTCCCGCGCACCATCCCGCAGGCCGACGCCATGAAGGCCGCCGGCGTGCGCCTGGACGCGGTGCTCGAGATCGATGTGCCCGACAGCTCGATCATCGAGCGCATGAGCGGCCGCCGCATGCACCCGGCCTCGGGCCGCACCTACCACGTGGTGTTCAACCCGCCCAAGGTGGCCGGCAAGGACGACGCCACCGGTGAAGACCTGATCCAGCGCGACGACGACCGCGAGGAAACCGTGCGCAAGCGCCTCGATGTCTATCACAGCCAGACCCGCCCGCTGGTCGACTACTACTCGGGCTGGGCCGCCAGCGGCGACGCCATCGCACCGCGCTACAGCAAGATCAGCGGCCTGGGCGAGGTTGACGAGATCACCGCCCGCGCCCTGGCCGCACTGCAGGCCTGAGCGCCACACCTGCCACCAGCCGCCTGCGGGCGGCTTTTTTGCATCCGCTGATTGACGTTAACGTCAACGTCAACCAACATCACCCGCAAGGAGCAACCGAATGGACATCGCAGGCAAGAGTTTCATCGTCACCGGCGGCGCGTCGGGGTTGGGCGAAGGCACGGTGCG
This portion of the Aquabacterium sp. OR-4 genome encodes:
- the adk gene encoding adenylate kinase, whose translation is MRLILLGPPGAGKGTQANYICQKFGIPQISTGDMLRAAVKAGTELGVAAKKVMDAGGLVSDDIIIGLVKERIAQADCAKGFLFDGFPRTIPQADAMKAAGVRLDAVLEIDVPDSSIIERMSGRRMHPASGRTYHVVFNPPKVAGKDDATGEDLIQRDDDREETVRKRLDVYHSQTRPLVDYYSGWAASGDAIAPRYSKISGLGEVDEITARALAALQA